Proteins from one Bos taurus isolate L1 Dominette 01449 registration number 42190680 breed Hereford chromosome 7, ARS-UCD2.0, whole genome shotgun sequence genomic window:
- the MGAT1 gene encoding alpha-1,3-mannosyl-glycoprotein 2-beta-N-acetylglucosaminyltransferase isoform X1: protein MLKKQSAGLVLWGAILFVAWNALLLLFFWTRPAPGRLPSDSALDDDPASLTREVIRLAQDAEVELERQRGLLQQIREHHARWSQRWRVPTVAPPVPPRVPVTTPPAVIPILVIACDRSTVRRCLDKLLNYRPSAEHFPIIVSQDCGHEETAQVIASYGSAVMHIRQPDLSTIAVPPDHRKFQGYYKIARHYRWALGQVFHEFKFPAAVVVEDDLEVAPDFFEYFQATYPLLRADPSLWCVSAWNDNGKEQMVDSSKPELLYRTDFFPGLGWLLLAELWAELEPKWPKAFWDDWMRRPEQRQGRACVRPEISRTMTFGRKGVSHGQFFDQHLKFIKLNQHFVPFTQLDLSYLRQETYDRDFLARVYGAPLLQVEKVRTSERSELQEVRVQYTSRDSFKAFAKALGVMDDLKSGVPRAGYRGIVSFLYRGRRVHLAPPQTWDGYDPSWN, encoded by the coding sequence ATGCTGAAGAAGCAGTCTGCAGGGCTTGTGCTGTGGGGTGCCATCCTCTTTGTGGCCTGGAACGCCCTGCTGCTCCTCTTCTTTTGGACACGCCcagcgcctggcaggctaccctcAGACAGTGCTCTTGATGATGACCCCGCCAGCCTCACCCGCGAGGTGATCCGCCTGGCCCAGGACGCTGAGGTGGAGTTGGAGCGGCAGCGGGGCCTGTTGCAGCAGATCAGGGAGCACCATGCTAGGTGGAGCCAGCGGTGGAGGGTACCCACCGTGGCCCCGCCCGTCCCGCCACGAGTGCCTGTGACCACTCCACCAGCTGTAATCCCCATCCTGGTCATCGCCTGTGACCGCAGCACTGTTCGGCGCTGCCTGGACAAGCTGCTGAATTACCGGCCTTCTGCTGAGCACTTTCCCATCATTGTCAGCCAGGACTGCGGGCATGAGGAGACAGCCCAGGTTATCGCCTCCTACGGCAGTGCTGTCATGCACATCCGGCAGCCTGACCTGAGCACCATTGCAGTGCCACCCGACCACCGAAAGTTCCAGGGCTACTACAAGATTGCTCGGCACTACCGCTGGGCACTGGGCCAGGTCTTTCACGAGTTCAAGTTCCCAGCAGCCGTGGTGGTAGAGGATGATCTGGAGGTGGCTCCAGACTTCTTCGAGTACTTTCAGGCCACTTACCCGCTGCTGAGAGCCGACCCCTCCCTCTGGTGTGTGTCTGCCTGGAACGACAATGGCAAGGAGCAGATGGTGGACTCCAGCAAGCCCGAACTGCTCTACCGCACAGACTTTTTCCCTGGCCTGGGCTGGCTGCTGTTGGCTGAGCTTTGGGCTGAGCTGGAGCCCAAGTGGCCCAAGGCCTTTTGGGATGACTGGATGCGCCGGCCAGAGCAGCGGCAGGGCCGGGCCTGCGTGCGGCCCGAAATCTCCAGAACAATGACCTTTGGCCGCAAAGGTGTGAGCCACGGGCAGTTCTTTGACCAGCACCTCAAGTTTATCAAGCTGAACCAGCACTTCGTGCCCTTCACCCAGCTGGACCTGTCGTACCTGCGACAGGAGACTTATGACAGGGATTTCCTTGCACGTGTCTATGGTGCTCCCCTGCTGCAGGTAGAGAAAGTGAGGACCAGTGAGCGGAGCGAGCTGCAGGAGGTGCGAGTGCAGTACACGAGCAGGGACAGCTTCAAGGCCTTTGCCAAGGCCCTGGGAGTCATGGATGACCTCAAGTCTGGTGTCCCCAGGGCCGGCTACCGGGGCATCGTCAGCTTCCTGTACCGGGGCCGCCGTGTCCacctggccccaccccagacctgggATGGTTATGATCCTAGCTGGAATTAG